Below is a window of Diaminobutyricibacter sp. McL0608 DNA.
ACCATGCGCGGCCGCACTTCGCCGTCGACGACCCACGGCTTCTGCTTGATCGTGCCGAGTGCGACGATGCCGACCTCGCCCGGGTTCAGGATCGGCGTTCCCGTGTCCATGCCGAACACGCCCACGTTGGTGATCGTGATCGTCCCGCCGGACATGTCGGCCGGCTGCGTGCGGCCGTCGCGCGCGGTGAGCGTCAGCTGTTCGAGCGCGCCCGCCAGCTCGAGAAGCGACATCGCCTGTGCTTCCTTCACGTTCGGAACGATCAGACCGCGCGGCGTCGCAGCGGCGATCCCGAGGTTCACGTAGTGGTGGACGATGATCTCCTCATCCGTCCAGGTCGAGTTCACCGTCGGGTTGCGGCGCACCGCCCAGATCATCGCCTTCGCCATGATGAGCAGCGGAGACACCTTGATCCCGGCGAAATCGGGGGAGTTCTTGAGACGCTTGACGAACTCCATCGTGCGGGTCGCATCCACATCGACGAACAGGCTGACGTGCGGCGCCGTGAACGCGCTCGACACCATCGCCTGCGCGATCGCCTTGCGGACACCCTTCACGGGAATGCGCTCCTCGCGGGCATCCGGCCATTCGGGCGTCTGGATGTTGCGGAACACGCTCGCCTGCGTGGCTTCCCGCAGCACGTCGTCGCGGGTGATGTCGCCGATCGGGCCGGTCGCAGTGACCACCGCCAGGTCGACGCCCAGGTCCTTGGCGAGCTTCCGGATGGGCGGCTTGGCGATCACAGGAACGGACGAGGCGGGCGCTGCGGCCGTCTCCGGCCGGTTCGGGATGTGCTGGGTCGGCGGGGCCGCGTGCGCGGCGTGCGACGGCGGCATCTGTGTCTGGGTCTCGGTCTGTGTCGCATCCGTCGCCACGGGAACCGCGGACGTTCCCGGATGCGTCACCCGGCGCCGCCTGCTCGAAACGTGACCGGTGCTCCCGTAGCCGACGAGGGGCGCCTGCTTCTCGTCGGCTTCATGCGAGACGCTGGCGGCCGTGTCGGCGGCGGCCTCGTCGACCTCCGGCGTGGAGCCGTGAGCGGGCGCACCCAGCGCGACCCCCGCATCCGCCGAGCTCGACGACACGGTGATGATCGCGGTTCCCACGTCGACGGTCTGCCCCTCGGACACCAGCAGCTCGCCGACAGTCCCTGCGAACGGCGACGGCAGTTCGACGAGCGACTTCGCGGTCTCGATCTCGACGAGCACCTGGTTGACCGTGATGGTGTCGCCCGGGGCCACCTTCCATTCGACGATCTCCGCCTCGGTCAGGCCTTCGCCGACGTCGGGGAGGAGGAACTTCGATTCGCTCATAGTGCAGCTTCTTTCGGTCGGTTCGCCCGGGGTGCCGGTGTGCGGGTCAGTACGCGAGGCTTCGGTCGACAGCCTCGAGCACCCGGTCGGCGTCGGGGAGGTACATCGATTCGACCTTCGACGGCGGGTAGGGAGTGTCCCAGCCCGAGACGCGGATGACCGGCGCTTCCAGGAAGTAGAAGGCCTTCTCGGCGATGGTCGCTGCGATCTCCGACCCGACGCTGGCGTTGGATGCCGCCTCCTGCACGACGACCAGGCGACCGGTCTTGCGCACCGAGTCGAGCACAGGGCCGTAGTCGATCGGGGAGAGCGAGCGCAGGTCGATGACCTCGAGGCTGGTCCCTTCTTCTGCAGCGAGTTCCGCCGCGTGCAGGAGGGTCGACAGGATCGCGCCGTGGCCGACGACCGTCACATCCGTGCCGTGGCGGGCCACCCGGCTCGCGTGCAACGGCGCGACAGGGTCGATGAGATTGATCTCACCCTTGATGAAGTAGCGGCTCTTCGGCTCGAAGAACAGGACGGGGTCGTCGGAGGCGATCGCTTCCTGGATCATCCAGTAGGCGTCGTGCGAGTTGCTGGGGCTCACGACCCTCAGGCCGGGCGTGTGCGCGAAGTAGGCTTCCGGGCTCTCGGAATGGTGCTCGATCGAGCCGATGTGGCCGCCGTACGGAACGCGGATCACGATCGGCATCGTCACCGTTCCCTCGTGGCGGTTGCGCATCCGGGCCAGTTGCGTCGTGATCTGGTCGAACGCGGGGAAGATGAACCCGTCGAACTGGATCTCGCAGACCGGGCGGTACCCGCGCATGGCGAGTCCGATCGCGGTGCCGAGGATGCCCGACTCGGCGAGCGGAGTGTCCAGTACGCGCTGCGGGCCGAACTCGGCGTGCAGGCCCTCGGTGACGCGGTAGACGCCGCCGAGCGGGCCGATGTCCTCGCCCATGAGCAGCACTTTGGGGTCGTTCGCGAGAGCGTCGTGCAGGCCCTTGTTGATCGCCTTGCCGAGGGGCAGGGTCACGATCGGGCTGGACGGTGCGGCGGATGCGGCGGGCTCGGGCTCGGCGGGCTCGGGCTCGGCCGGTTCCGCGCTCTCGGCCGCGTCCTCGACCTCGACCGTCCCGGCGTCCTCAGCTGTTTCGGAATCCTCGGCGACGTCGGAATCCTCGCCGCCATCAGCGTCCTCGATGTCCGCAGCCTCTTCGACGTCGACGACTTCGGCGTCCTCGATGACTTCGGACTCCTCCGCATCCATCGTCGCCTCGTGGATCTCGTGCGCCTCGACGAACTCCGCCTCGTGCACGTCGTGCGCGTCATCCGTTCCGTCGGCGTCGACGATCACGGGGAAGCTCTGGTTCAGGTCGCTCATGCGCGCTCCTCATCGAAGGACGCCTCGTAGCGCTGCGCCCATTCCTTCTGTTCGGCGATCAGCGGATGCGGCTCCGAGTAGACATGGTCGAAGATGATGTCCATCGGGGGAGGCGTGACCTCCAGCAGCCGACGGCGGGCATCCGCCGCGATGTCCGCAGCCTCTTCATCGACGGACGCGAAGAAGGTGTCGCCGACACCGAGGTCGGACAGGTAGGTGCGGTAACGGGCGATCGGATCGCGGGCGATCCACGACTGCAGTTCGTCTTCGGTGCGGTACTTGGTGGGGTCGTCGGCGGTCGTGTGGGCGCCGACGCGATAAGTGAGCGCCTCGATGAGCGCGGGTCCGTAACCGGCGCGGGCGTCGTCCATCCACTTCGCCGTGACAGCGTAGCTGGCGAGGACATCGTTGCCATCGACGCGCGTACCAGGGATGCCGAAGCCGCTCCCGCGCAGATACAGGGGAGTGCGGGACTGGCGTTCGACCGGGACGGAGATCGCCCACTGGTTGTTCTGAAGGAAGAAGACCTGGGGGGTACGGTAGCTCGCAGCGAAGACCAGTGCCTCACTGACGTCACCCTGCGATGAGGCCCCGTCACCGAAGTAGACGATGACCGCTTCGTCGCTCTCGGGGTCACCGGTGCCGCTCTTGCCGTCGAACTGGATGCCCATGGCGTAGCCCGTCGAGTGCAGGCTCTGCGAGCCGAGCACGAGCGAATAAAGGTGGAAGTTGCCGTTCTCCTCCGGGTTCCAGCCGCCGAGCGTGACTCCGCGCAGCATCCGGAGGATGTTCACGGGGTCGAGCCCTCTGATCATCCCGACAACGTGCTCGCGGTACGACGGGAAGACGTGATCCTGCACGCGCGTGGCGTGCGCGGAGCCGACCTGGGCGCCCTCCTGGCCGTGGCTCGGCACCCACAGGGCGAGCTGGCCCTGGCGCTGGAGGTTGGCCGACTCGTGGTCGAAGCGGCGGATGACCGCCATGTCGCGGTAGAAACGGCGATAGTCGGCCTCGGTCAGGCGCTCGAGGTAGGGGATGTACTCCGCGGCGGACTCGCT
It encodes the following:
- a CDS encoding dihydrolipoamide acetyltransferase family protein; its protein translation is MSESKFLLPDVGEGLTEAEIVEWKVAPGDTITVNQVLVEIETAKSLVELPSPFAGTVGELLVSEGQTVDVGTAIITVSSSSADAGVALGAPAHGSTPEVDEAAADTAASVSHEADEKQAPLVGYGSTGHVSSRRRRVTHPGTSAVPVATDATQTETQTQMPPSHAAHAAPPTQHIPNRPETAAAPASSVPVIAKPPIRKLAKDLGVDLAVVTATGPIGDITRDDVLREATQASVFRNIQTPEWPDAREERIPVKGVRKAIAQAMVSSAFTAPHVSLFVDVDATRTMEFVKRLKNSPDFAGIKVSPLLIMAKAMIWAVRRNPTVNSTWTDEEIIVHHYVNLGIAAATPRGLIVPNVKEAQAMSLLELAGALEQLTLTARDGRTQPADMSGGTITITNVGVFGMDTGTPILNPGEVGIVALGTIKQKPWVVDGEVRPRMVTTLGASFDHRIVDGDVASRFLADVAAIIEEPALLLD
- a CDS encoding alpha-ketoacid dehydrogenase subunit beta; its protein translation is MPLGKAINKGLHDALANDPKVLLMGEDIGPLGGVYRVTEGLHAEFGPQRVLDTPLAESGILGTAIGLAMRGYRPVCEIQFDGFIFPAFDQITTQLARMRNRHEGTVTMPIVIRVPYGGHIGSIEHHSESPEAYFAHTPGLRVVSPSNSHDAYWMIQEAIASDDPVLFFEPKSRYFIKGEINLIDPVAPLHASRVARHGTDVTVVGHGAILSTLLHAAELAAEEGTSLEVIDLRSLSPIDYGPVLDSVRKTGRLVVVQEAASNASVGSEIAATIAEKAFYFLEAPVIRVSGWDTPYPPSKVESMYLPDADRVLEAVDRSLAY
- a CDS encoding thiamine pyrophosphate-dependent dehydrogenase E1 component subunit alpha, with translation MAASIDSPRQAPTVQLLTPEGRFQPSESAAEYIPYLERLTEADYRRFYRDMAVIRRFDHESANLQRQGQLALWVPSHGQEGAQVGSAHATRVQDHVFPSYREHVVGMIRGLDPVNILRMLRGVTLGGWNPEENGNFHLYSLVLGSQSLHSTGYAMGIQFDGKSGTGDPESDEAVIVYFGDGASSQGDVSEALVFAASYRTPQVFFLQNNQWAISVPVERQSRTPLYLRGSGFGIPGTRVDGNDVLASYAVTAKWMDDARAGYGPALIEALTYRVGAHTTADDPTKYRTEDELQSWIARDPIARYRTYLSDLGVGDTFFASVDEEAADIAADARRRLLEVTPPPMDIIFDHVYSEPHPLIAEQKEWAQRYEASFDEERA